Sequence from the Herpetosiphon gulosus genome:
CCTGTGGATTCTACCACCATCGCCAGTTTTTGTCAAATTAGCGTGTGTGGGTGAGTGCAGCAGGTTGGTGTGTCGTGACTGGCGAAACCAGGCATGCGTTGACAGCTCGGGGATTCTACCGCAGATTGTGACCCTTGTCAAATCCCACGAACCTGACCGAAACCACGAAGGTCGCGAAGCAGCGTTTTTAGCCACGAAAGACACAAATGACACGCATGCTTACTATTGTAGCTACCGATTGACCCAGATGGTGATGATTATGCTGCTGTTCCTAACGTGCCGACCTCCATTCCCGCAGCCCCTACTGATCCCTGACCCCTGAATCCTAGTCCCTACTCTTTTGATTTTCGCCTTTCACTCAGGCCATACTGCTTTGACCAATGCTGGCAAAATAATACCGCTTGCCCCACGTAAACAGCACTCAAAGGTATCGGAGAGATAGGTTTGATCAGTATTAACTTCGATGCCATAGGCTCCATGTTCGATTGCGGTTACGGGCAAAGTGGCGGCTGGTGGCACTAAGCCCGATGTGCCAATCGAAAAAACCACATCGGCTTGAATACAGGCAGCTTTGGCATGATTAAAAGTTTTGGTGGGTAAAACTTCACCAAACCAGACAATATCAGGCCGCAACAAGGCTTGGCAACGTGGACAGCGCGGCACGCCAACCTCATCATCGGGCAACCATGCCGATTGTTCAATGACGACATGTTCTTTAGAGCACTTGACTCGATCAATGTTGCCATGCAGTTCTAAAACGTTCGGCGAGCCAGCTCGTTGATGCAAACTATCAACATTTTGGGTAATCAAGGTCAAATGTGGCACATGCTTAGCCATCTTGGCCAACGCATAATGGCCTGCATTCGGGCTGGCTTGCGCGACTAAATCACGCCGATAGGCATACCAATCCCAAACTAGCTTAGGATTACGCTCGAATGCTTCGGGCGTTGCCAAATCTTCGGGTTTCATGCGCGACCAAAAGCCAGTTTGGGCATCGCGAAACGTTGGAATCCCACTTTCTGCCGAGATTCCAGCCCCAGTCAAAATCGCGATTCGCTCGGCCTGGCGCAAACGTTGTAAAAGCTCTTCGGGAAATTTGGCCATCACCAACTCCTCTCTAAATCAAATCAATTACTCAAGCACAGCCACTAATTGCGGCAATAGTTCAGCTAGTTTTCCATGGAAGGCATGATCGGTAAAAAAGCCAAAGGTCGAGGGCTGACGGTTAATTTCAATCACGGTTGCCCCATTACGTTTGGCATGCAGCGGCAACGAAGCAGCAGGCTGCACCACTGAATCAGTGCCAATACACAAAAAAACATCGCACATGGTCGCTTGATCAGCTTCGCGCAAGCGTTCGCGCGGCACACCTTCGCCATACAACACCACATCGGGGCGCAGATAGCCGCCAGTCCGCGGGCAGCGTGGTGGAATTTCGGTTTCATCCCATGAATCCACCATGCCGCCATCTTCATAGGAGCGCATTCGCGCCAAATTGCCATGCAGTTCGATCAATTCGCGGCTGCCTGCTCGCCAATGCAGTCCATCAGTGGCTTGGGTGATCAGTTTAAATTTTGGCATAAGTTGCTCTAAATCCACCAAAGCATAATGAGCTGCGCTCGGTTGAGCTGCCTCAGCCAAACCACGCCGATAGGCAAACCATTCCCAAACCAGCCGTGGATTGCGCAAAAAGGCCTCAACCGTCGCCAATTCTTGCGGCTCGTAGCCTGCCCAGCGTGAATCGAGTCGCTGGGCCTCACGAAAACTTGGAATCCCACATTCTTGAGCTAAACCCCCGCCTGTCAGCACCGTAATTGATTGGGCATTGCGTAAGCGTTGCAACAAAACGTCTGGCAAATCGAACACGCTCAAGGGGTTTCCTCCTGCTGCAAAAGATCACGCGAAATCCAGCCGGTCATCGCTTGACCATCTTTTTCAAAGACAATATTGATCCAGACAATTCCACCTTGGGTCACAATCGCATTGGGGTCGGGCGCAACCACGCGGGTGTTGGCCGGAATTGCCATAATGATGTTGCTGCCATCGCTCTTGTATTCGGCAGTTGTGCGGACATTACTTTCTTGCAAGGTTTTGAACACCAATTCACCAACGGTTGTCGGCAAATCTGGCTCATCTGGCTGAACGGTTGGCTGGGGCTTGGCAATATTCAAACTATCAATCCAGCCTGTAATGCGCCGACCTTGATAATCGTCAATTTCAATTTTAGCCCAACCATTGCTGGTCAAGTTGGTCGCTGGATCGCGAATTACCACTTCGGTGTTACGCGGCAAGCTCACCACTAAGGCGCTATTGCGATCTTGGTTGGTATACACTGGCGTATTATCTTGGATGATGATATAGGTTTCGTTTTGTTGGCCAGGTAGCAAATTACAGGCCCAAGTTGGAATGCGCTCGCAAGCCCAGGTTTTGGCCGCCCCGCCAACTAGCCAATTACGGCCAAAGGTAAAGCCCCAAACACAGCCAATCACCAATAATGTGATTAAGCCCAAACCAAAGGCCCGTCGCCAAATAAAATTCAAGCAGCCACGGCGATAGGTTTCACGCCGAATTTCGCTGCGCAATTCGCTGCGCAATTCTTCGCGGCTAATGCCTTGTTGAACTGGCGGCGCTGGTTGCGGCGCATAATATTGCGGCGGTGGTTGTTGCACTGCTTGTTGCTGCATTGGCGGCGGTGCTTGGCGCGGTGGCATCATCGGCTTAGGCGGCGCAACATTCCAATTGGGTGCAGCGCTAGCCGAAGGCGATTGCTGTGGTGGCGGCGTGGGCGTTGGTTGGGTTCGGCGTTGAGCTAAATTTTGACGCATATCACGCATGGTGTCGCGCAAAGCTGGCAATGGCCGCACTAATTGCTTGGTTGGAGCATCAGCCGCAGAATCAACCGCCGCTAAATCACGGGCCAACGCCGCAACCGTGGCCGTGCGTTGATCGGGGTCAGCCGCTGTTGCGACTTGGAGCGCTGCCACCAACGAAGGCAAAAAGCCATTAACCTGTTGATAGATCGATGGCATGTCTTTGGCATTGGGGTCGGGCGTGATACCTGTCAACAATTCGTAGCCCAATAAGCCAAGGCTATAAACAATCGAACGCTCATCGGGCGCAGCACCTTTGAGCCGCTCTGGCGCACGATACAATTGCATATCGCTGCGTAATTCTTCGTTATTCAGCCACCACGGCTCGATCAACACCGCCCGATCGCTACTAGTGAGCAAAATCGAGCGCGAGTCAATTGGCGGGGTCGGAGTTTGGGTGTTAATCGTAATCGCCACCGCCCCAACTACTTGGCGCAGCACTTCCAAGGCCCGTTCCGCCGCTAATGGCAGCCGATCGCGCAATAAATCGCCATCGACATCTTCGGTGATCATATACGGGCGATTCCCGACCTCGCCATTATCATAGACATCGAGTAAGCCTGGATGAGTACGTTTGGCGAGGCCTTGAGCCTCATCATTAAAACGCTTGCGTAATTGCGCATTCTCCAACAAGTCGGGGCGTAGCAGATGGACTAAAACTGAACGACTCAGCCGTTCGTCGGTTGCCCGAAACACCAATGCCAAGCGATTTTCGCCCAAACGGGCTTGCACCCGATAACGGTTATGTAGTAATGGTGTTGAAGGAGCAGAAGGTTGCGTCATAAATTACATTCACCTTGCAACGCCGAGCAAATCTCGACACTACGCCAAGGGCTACGGTTTGACCGCAATAACTAACTCATAAGCATCAGCTTGCCAAGGCCGAATTTCACAATCGCAGCAGCCAAAACTTTGTAACAATTGCTGCAATTGCTGGGCTGTCCAAGCCTTGCCTGGCAACCAACGGGCATGCCGTGGAGTCCAAGTGCTGATGATTAATGTGCCTTCTGGTTGTAAAACCCGCCACATCTCAGCAATGGCCCGCCGTGGACGGGGAAAATATTCCAAAGCTTCTAAACATGTTACCACGCCAAAACTTTGGTCAGGCCAGCGTTGCAAATTATCGCCGCTGCCTTCGTGCCATTGAATCCGTTCGGTAACTTTGGCGTGTTGGGCTTTGATTTGGGCCTGTGCCAACATCGCCGCCGTCAGATCAAGCCCATGAATCGCCCCATGAAACCAGGTTTCTTGGGCCAGCAACAGTGGAACGCGGCCTGTGCCAGTGCCAACATCAAGGGTCGCCGCATACGGCATGGCCATCAGCGCAACCCGCAACGGCCCACCAAGGTGAACCTCGTCGTGGATTGTAACATTGCTACGCACACGATCATAAATCGATGCACCACGGCTGTAAATCCAGCGCACCACACCTCGGCCAAAATAGCTGCCTTCGCCAATAATAATCAGCCAATACAGCAGCCCAAGGCCCACTACCACACTACTGAGCAGCCAAATCCAGATCATAGGCCGATTATAGCATAGCCCTCTTGTCGCTAGCAGTGTTCGCCGTCTATAATTCAGGTATTGGGCAAACAACCAGCGATGGTCGCAACGAAGCGACTAAGGAGCATGTATGCACGAACTTGCTAGCCACTTCGCAGCTTTTCGCCGTCAGATTGTTGGTATTGATCAGCATTTTATGACACCTTATGGCTCGCTGCCAATAGTTTATGCCGATTGGACAGCAAGTGGGCGTTTATATGCGCCAATCGAGTTGCAAATGCTGAATGTGTTTGGGCCGTTTGTCGGCAATACCCACTCCGAATCGAATATCACTGGCACCTCGATGACCGAAGCCTATCATTTTGCCCAACGTTTAATCAAGCAGCATGTCAACGCCACCAACGATGATGTATTGATTTTGGCTGGCTCAGGCATGACCGCTGTGGTCAATAAATTTCAGCGCATTTTGGGTTTGCGTATGCCCGAACAATGGGCCGAGCAGATTAAGTTCTCGAAAAATGAGCGGCCTGTGGTGTTCATCTCGCATATGGAGCATCACTCCAACCATACCTCATGGCTCGAAACGATCGCCGAGGTCGTGGTTGTGCCGCCCGATGATCAAGGGCTAATCGATCCCGCTAATTTGGATGCTTTGCTGCCTGCCTATGCTGAACGCAGCGTTAAAATCGGCGCATTCACCGCTTGCTCGAATGTGACTGGCGTGCGCACGCCCTACCACGAGTTGGCGCGGGTGATGCATGCACACGGCGGAGTTTGCTTTATTGATTTTGCGGCTTCAGCGCCCTATGTTGAAATTGATATGCACCCAGCCGACTCAACCGCCGCGCTTGATGCGATTTATTTCTCGCCCCATAAATGTTTGGGTGGGCCGGCCACACCTGGGGTATTGATTTTTAGCAGCAAGCTCTACCATAATCGGGTTCCCGATCAGCCTGGTGGTGGCACGGTCAATTGGACTAACCCATGGATGGGCCATAGTTTTGTCAGCGATATCGAAGCGCGGGAAGATGGTGGTACTCCCGCTTTTTTGCAAACGATCAAGGCGGCGCTGGCCTTCCAACTTAAGCAAACCATGGGCGTTGAGCAGATCGAAGCCCGCGAAGCCCAATTGACCAAACGTTTATTCCAAGGTTTGCGTTCAATCGATGGCATTCATATTCTGGCCGATCATTTGGAACAAAGGCAAGGGATCTTTTCGTTCTATATTGAGAATTTGCACTACAACTTGATTGTACAATTGCTGAATGATCGTTTTGGGGTGCAGGTGCGTGGCGGATGTTCCTGCGCTGGAACCTATGGCCACTATTTATTGCACGTCGATCCCCAGCGTTCCAAACGAATCACCGATTTAATTGATCAAGGCGATTTATCGGATAAACCTGGCTGGGTGCGGCTTTCGATCCACCCAACCACGACCGATCACGAGGCCGAATATTTGATCGATGCGCTGAATCAAGTAGTGAGCAATGGCTCAGCGTGGGCCGAAGATTATCAATATTCGAATAAAACCAATGAATGGCGGCATCGCCGACCAATTCCGCAGGATATAGGAGCGTGGTTTCAGTGTTGCGATTTGGTCGAGCATTAATTGAATTTGGGCGGGGCTTAGTTGGTTGGCTGGGGCTACTCAATTTGCTGAGTGCGCTCGTCAACCTGCCCAACCTTGGCTGGCTAGCTCAACGTCGCCGCGATGGCCTACTTGGCGCATTGCTGGCAGTTTGGGGCTGGCGCGGTGGGCGTTGGCGCTGGCTTAGTTTTTGGTTAGCCGTGCCAATTCAATTAGCGCTGGCTTCGTTGCGCAGCTTGTGGCATAACCCGCTGCGCCAATTTATGGCTGGCTCAACAATTTGCCAGCCAATTCAAATTATGCTCGATTCTGGCGAGCATGTGCCAGGCTTGTGGTATGCCAAATCGCACACCAACACGGCAATTCTCTATTTGCATGGCGCTGGCAACGACAAAACCCGCTATGCAACGCGGACCATCGAGCAGTTGCAACAAGCGGGTTTTAGCGTGCTAGCAATCGATCTAGCGGGCCAAGGCGAAAATCCGCGCATGCTCGATGTGCCCGATAGCAACACCGATGTAGCAGCGGCGGTCGCGTGGTTGCGCCAATATGCCGACCATGTTGTGGTAGTAGCCGTCAGTTTGGGCGGCTGTATCGGAGCACGGGCAATTGCCGATGGTGTAGCAGTTGATGGCTTGGTGATTATTGGTGCGCCAGTTGCACTCGATCTCAACAGCAATCATTATATTCGCAGCGAACTACGGGCTTTGTTGCGCCCGCAATTTTGGCAATACCCCGACCGCATGAGCTTGTTTCAACTGTGGCAGCAATGGCAAGCGCCGCCAATGCGCATCGCCATGGGCTTTAACCAACTTTTCCCAACGCTTAATTTGGCCGATTCGCTCAGCCGTATTCGTGCCCCAATCTTGCTAGTCTATGGTCAACGCGACCGAATCGCACCCTATCAGGCAGTTTTGAGCAACTTGGCGACCATTCCCGACGTAACCTTACAACTGATGCCTGAACACAGCCATCTGACTTTGCCGATGGAAACTTTTCCGCTAACCGCAGTCACAACTTGGATTCATGAGAGAATTGAGTCGAGTGAAGGAGCAATTCATGTTTGATCTAGAAGTCTGGCGAGCCGATATTCTGCAACGCTTGCGCCGTTTTGTGCGAGCACCGCAAACCGAAATGGGCATTTATGGCACTGAACGCCTAACCTACTATCTGACTAGTTTGGTACTTGAGCCGTTTTTTCAGGCCTTTACCAACCAACCATTACGCGCCGTTGTCACACTGGCCAATGTCACCCAAACTGCTGGCACCAGTTTTCTGATTCATAACGCCAATACTCTGCGCTATAGCCAGCAACTACTGTGGAGCGAATTTGAGCATTCGCCAGCCTTGCGCTTGGTAATCGAGCAAATTCTGCTCAAGCTCGATGTGATTGAGCATCTGTTACACACGCTCGATGATGCCGAAGCCCACTGGTTGCGCCAAAGCCTGAGCGATGAGATTGAGCCATATCGGCGCAACGGCGAATTAACTGAATTGCGCCATGCCCTGAATGAAATTCCATGGCAAACCCGCTATAGCACCGTGCGTTCGCTGCAAACCCGCCGTGGTCACTACACGGGCAGCGATTGGCAATTAATCGAGCAAGCATTAAGCGATCGGGTGGCGATGGTTCGCGCAGCGGGAGCACGCCAACTAGGCCGTGCCCAAAGCAATTTGGCTGGACATCTACGTGAGCGGCTGTTTCATGTGGCCTTGTATGATCGCGATTTAGGAGCGCGATATGCTGCGGCTCGTTCGATTGGCACCTTGCGCAACCAATTAATCGATGGCCTGAGCCGCGAATTGCTCACCACCGCCTTGTTTCATGATGATAGTTTTGTACGTTCGGCAGCATGTTTGGTGCTTGGGCAACTCGGCAGTGCCATGGTTACGCCCAGCATTTTGGATAGCCTAATCAGCGTTTTGCAGGATGCCGACCCCTACGCCCGCGAAGCTGCTGCTAACGCCTTTGCAGCAATGGGTCATGCTGCGGCAACTGCCGAAGTCTTGGCAGCCTTACGAACAGCGGTTTTAGATAGCGACCAATATGTCCATGAAGCGGCATT
This genomic interval carries:
- a CDS encoding class I SAM-dependent methyltransferase → MIWIWLLSSVVVGLGLLYWLIIIGEGSYFGRGVVRWIYSRGASIYDRVRSNVTIHDEVHLGGPLRVALMAMPYAATLDVGTGTGRVPLLLAQETWFHGAIHGLDLTAAMLAQAQIKAQHAKVTERIQWHEGSGDNLQRWPDQSFGVVTCLEALEYFPRPRRAIAEMWRVLQPEGTLIISTWTPRHARWLPGKAWTAQQLQQLLQSFGCCDCEIRPWQADAYELVIAVKP
- a CDS encoding NAD-dependent deacylase, which encodes MAKFPEELLQRLRQAERIAILTGAGISAESGIPTFRDAQTGFWSRMKPEDLATPEAFERNPKLVWDWYAYRRDLVAQASPNAGHYALAKMAKHVPHLTLITQNVDSLHQRAGSPNVLELHGNIDRVKCSKEHVVIEQSAWLPDDEVGVPRCPRCQALLRPDIVWFGEVLPTKTFNHAKAACIQADVVFSIGTSGLVPPAATLPVTAIEHGAYGIEVNTDQTYLSDTFECCLRGASGIILPALVKAVWPE
- a CDS encoding aminotransferase class V-fold PLP-dependent enzyme — encoded protein: MHELASHFAAFRRQIVGIDQHFMTPYGSLPIVYADWTASGRLYAPIELQMLNVFGPFVGNTHSESNITGTSMTEAYHFAQRLIKQHVNATNDDVLILAGSGMTAVVNKFQRILGLRMPEQWAEQIKFSKNERPVVFISHMEHHSNHTSWLETIAEVVVVPPDDQGLIDPANLDALLPAYAERSVKIGAFTACSNVTGVRTPYHELARVMHAHGGVCFIDFAASAPYVEIDMHPADSTAALDAIYFSPHKCLGGPATPGVLIFSSKLYHNRVPDQPGGGTVNWTNPWMGHSFVSDIEAREDGGTPAFLQTIKAALAFQLKQTMGVEQIEAREAQLTKRLFQGLRSIDGIHILADHLEQRQGIFSFYIENLHYNLIVQLLNDRFGVQVRGGCSCAGTYGHYLLHVDPQRSKRITDLIDQGDLSDKPGWVRLSIHPTTTDHEAEYLIDALNQVVSNGSAWAEDYQYSNKTNEWRHRRPIPQDIGAWFQCCDLVEH
- a CDS encoding alpha/beta fold hydrolase; amino-acid sequence: MLRFGRALIEFGRGLVGWLGLLNLLSALVNLPNLGWLAQRRRDGLLGALLAVWGWRGGRWRWLSFWLAVPIQLALASLRSLWHNPLRQFMAGSTICQPIQIMLDSGEHVPGLWYAKSHTNTAILYLHGAGNDKTRYATRTIEQLQQAGFSVLAIDLAGQGENPRMLDVPDSNTDVAAAVAWLRQYADHVVVVAVSLGGCIGARAIADGVAVDGLVIIGAPVALDLNSNHYIRSELRALLRPQFWQYPDRMSLFQLWQQWQAPPMRIAMGFNQLFPTLNLADSLSRIRAPILLVYGQRDRIAPYQAVLSNLATIPDVTLQLMPEHSHLTLPMETFPLTAVTTWIHERIESSEGAIHV
- a CDS encoding Sir2 family NAD-dependent protein deacetylase, which produces MFDLPDVLLQRLRNAQSITVLTGGGLAQECGIPSFREAQRLDSRWAGYEPQELATVEAFLRNPRLVWEWFAYRRGLAEAAQPSAAHYALVDLEQLMPKFKLITQATDGLHWRAGSRELIELHGNLARMRSYEDGGMVDSWDETEIPPRCPRTGGYLRPDVVLYGEGVPRERLREADQATMCDVFLCIGTDSVVQPAASLPLHAKRNGATVIEINRQPSTFGFFTDHAFHGKLAELLPQLVAVLE
- a CDS encoding HEAT repeat domain-containing protein, translating into MFDLEVWRADILQRLRRFVRAPQTEMGIYGTERLTYYLTSLVLEPFFQAFTNQPLRAVVTLANVTQTAGTSFLIHNANTLRYSQQLLWSEFEHSPALRLVIEQILLKLDVIEHLLHTLDDAEAHWLRQSLSDEIEPYRRNGELTELRHALNEIPWQTRYSTVRSLQTRRGHYTGSDWQLIEQALSDRVAMVRAAGARQLGRAQSNLAGHLRERLFHVALYDRDLGARYAAARSIGTLRNQLIDGLSRELLTTALFHDDSFVRSAACLVLGQLGSAMVTPSILDSLISVLQDADPYAREAAANAFAAMGHAAATAEVLAALRTAVLDSDQYVHEAALGAITALKD
- a CDS encoding serine/threonine-protein kinase, with product MTQPSAPSTPLLHNRYRVQARLGENRLALVFRATDERLSRSVLVHLLRPDLLENAQLRKRFNDEAQGLAKRTHPGLLDVYDNGEVGNRPYMITEDVDGDLLRDRLPLAAERALEVLRQVVGAVAITINTQTPTPPIDSRSILLTSSDRAVLIEPWWLNNEELRSDMQLYRAPERLKGAAPDERSIVYSLGLLGYELLTGITPDPNAKDMPSIYQQVNGFLPSLVAALQVATAADPDQRTATVAALARDLAAVDSAADAPTKQLVRPLPALRDTMRDMRQNLAQRRTQPTPTPPPQQSPSASAAPNWNVAPPKPMMPPRQAPPPMQQQAVQQPPPQYYAPQPAPPVQQGISREELRSELRSEIRRETYRRGCLNFIWRRAFGLGLITLLVIGCVWGFTFGRNWLVGGAAKTWACERIPTWACNLLPGQQNETYIIIQDNTPVYTNQDRNSALVVSLPRNTEVVIRDPATNLTSNGWAKIEIDDYQGRRITGWIDSLNIAKPQPTVQPDEPDLPTTVGELVFKTLQESNVRTTAEYKSDGSNIIMAIPANTRVVAPDPNAIVTQGGIVWINIVFEKDGQAMTGWISRDLLQQEETP